The DNA region AGCAGAGAGAGGGATGATCTCCTTGAAGGGGAACAACGTACTGTACGCCTGGATGACCGGGAGGAGCCGGGGCTTGCCGACGATATCGACCTTATTGATCAGAAGGAATACCGGCCTGTCCGCCTCCTTGAGCATCTCGATGATGAACCGGTCCCCGCCCCCCGGCGGCTCGGGCTCGACCATGAAAAGGATCAGATCCACCTCCCTGATGGCATTCCGGGCCTCCCTCACGATCAGCTCGCCGAGCCGGTGCTTCGGCTTGTGTATCCCCGGGGTATCGACGAGGACGATCTGCGCCTCGGGCAGGTTCTTTATCCCGACGATCCTGTTCCTCGTGGTCTGCGGCTTGGGCGTGACAATGGCGACCTTCTGCCCGAGAATCGTGTTCAGGAGGGTGGACTTACCGACATTGGGCCGGCCGGTCAGAGAGACATATCCGCTGCGAAACACCGTCAAGGGCGAGCTCCGAATCTCATAGTGCGACCGGTGATTTATTGCAATGCGCCCAGCGCTCCTTTTATACGGCCGAGCCCCTTCTCGATGTTCTGCATCGAGGTGGCATAGGAGATCCTGATATACTGGTCGTCGCCGAAGGCCTCTCCATGCACCAGCGCTACCTTCGCCTCTTCGAGCAGGTAGAGCGCCATGTCCAGGGAGGAGTTGATCTGCCGTGCGCCGGCCTTTCTGCCGTAGAACGCGGAGACATTGGGGAAGGCATAAAAGGCGCCGTTCGGCTTGAGGCAGCAGACGCCCGGGACCGCATTCAAGGCATCGACGAGGAACTTCCTCCTCTTGTCGAACTCGGTCCTCATCGTTTCGATAAACTCCTGCGGCCCGGTGAGAGCGGCCACGGCCGCTTTCTGGGCGATCGAGGTCGGATTCGAGGTGGACTGGCTCTGGATGTTGGTCATCGCCTTGATGAGGTCCTTGGGTCCTGCCGCATACCCGATACGCCAGCCCGTCATGGCATGCGACTTGGAGAGCCCGTTCACCACGATGGTCCTGCTCTTGATCTCCTTGCCGAGCGAGGCGATGCTGACATGCCGTGCCCCGTCGTAGACGAGCTTCTCGTAAATTTCGTCCGAGATCAGATACATGTCGTGCTTCAGGACTATTTCGGCGACCGCCTCGAGGGTCTTCTTATCATACGCCCAGCCCGTCGGGTTCGAAGGGGAATTGAGCACCAGTGCCTTGGTCTTCTTCGTTATCGCTGCTTCGAGCGCCTCCGGTTTCATCATGAAGCTGTCCTTCTCGTATGTAGTGACGAAGACCGGGATCGCATCGTTCAACAGGGCCTGGTCCGGGTAGGAGACCCAGTAGGGGGACGGGATGATCACCTCGTCACCGGGATTGAAGAGCGCCTGCGCACTATTGTAGAGGCTGTGCTTCGCCCCGCACGAGACGAGCACCTCGTCCTTCGCATATTCAAGACCGTTGTCGGCCCTGAATTTACCCACGACCGCCTCTTTCAGCTCATCGATACCGCCCACCGGCGTATATTTCGTAAAGCCGTCCCTGAGCGCTTTGACCGCAGCCTCTTTCACATGCTCGGGCGTGTCGAAGTCGGGCTCCCCCACGCCGAAATTGACGACATCGACGCCCTCGGCCTTCATCGCCTTGGCCTTGGCGTCCATGGCAAGGGTGGGTGACGGTTTGATTCTCCGGGCTCTCTCAGCAACCATCGCGAAATTCCTCCTCTTTGAAATCGTCACGGATAACACGTGAACACGGCGGGTTACGAATTACGGCCTTTATTATAGCCCATTTTTCGCCCTGAGTTCTCTTATTTTATTCAGGGTGTCGCGATAATCCTCACGGGCCGGGTCGAGCTCGACCGCCTTCAGCGCCAGCGCCTCGGCCTCGTGGAGGCGATCCCGCCCGGTATAGAAGAGCCAGGCAAGGTTGTTGTAGGCGTCGGCGGCTGCCGGCGCCTTCTTGATACTCTTCCGGTAGTACTTCTCCGCCTCCCGGGGCCGGTTCAGCTGCTGATAGGCATTGCCGAGATAGAGGTAGGCGACGGGCATCCTCTTCGATGCCAGCTCGTACTCCTTTATCGCGTTCTCGAGCTTGCCGCTCCGCTCGTAGGCAACGCCGAGATTGATGTGCTCTTCAGGGGTCAGGGGGTCATCGAGGATAATGAACCGCGGAAGCGAGCAGCCCGACAGCACGAAAAGGCAGAGCAGCAAGGGGACAAATCGCGGAAACGGCAGCCTGAACCGCAGGCGAGCGCTCCCCTCTCCATCCCCCCTCATCTGCCCTCCGCCCCCGGCGCGCCATGCCCGGCCTCTGCGTTGCCATGCACCCAGAGGGTCCAGAACTTCGTCTTCTCCCACGAGGCGAGAAACTTCTCTCTATCGAGCCGCATGCGCTCCGTACCGCCGGAATTCACGATCACCTGGCTGCCCGTGTAGCCGACGACGACCATGAAGTGGTGCAGCTGGTAGAAGAGCATGCCGTTGTCGACGAGAACGACAAGCGGCTGCTGCGCAGCTACCTTCTGCCGCAGGTCGTCCCAGCCTCCCGAATAGTGCTTTGCCGCAAGGCCCTTTCTCTGCGCGTAGAGAACCATGTCGAGCGTAAGCGTCCCCCGCGCCGAGGGGCTGTAGATATCCCGGGCTATCTCTTCGGGAGTGACCGCGATGTCCCAGTAGTTCAGCACCCCTGCCATGGATGCGGGCCCGCACTGGTAGATCTCCTGGGCGTAGAACGGCACCTCTTCGATCACTACCGGCCGCGAATCGGCCTGCATGCCGACCGGCGAATCGGTGTGGACGGGCGCCACTGTGCAAGAGCACAAAAGCGCGAGCAGCACTCCCCAAAAGAATCCCGGGATGCGGTAGTAACTATGCCTCTTGATCATAAATGATTATCATTCCGTTGAGCGCCACAAAATCGAGAAGAGCAGACACGGTAGTAAGATTATACCATTGTCCGCTCTTCCGGAGAAGGAGCCTGCCTGCGATCCTCTTACGTGGGTTTTTTCGGCTTTCTGTTAGTGCCGATGGTTTCTGCCGGTGCGGTCGGGATCCTGCCGTTGGGAGGTGCGACGGTCTTTGGCGGTCCGTGCCGGGGCGAAGGGGGATTGAATCGAGGCGCCGGCAGAGCCGGTGACGGGGTCGGTGCAGACGGTCCTGCGGCCCTGGGCGCCGCCGCCAATCCCGCAGGAGCTGCAGGTCCTGCGACAGAGGGATTCACTGCGGATAGGGGCATCGTTCTGCCCGGTCTCTGTTGAGACATGCCGAGCCGGCCGGCAGGCGCCTGGGTTGCCTTGACTGAAGGAGTCGTCTTATCGGGCCTCGCCGTACGCTGTCCGCCTGGGGGGTGAACCGTTCCCTTTGCCGGAGGGCCGCCTTTTGCAGCTGCCCTTGCCGATGCCGTCGGAGCAGACACCTTGCTCGTACGAACGCTCTCGGGCTGCGTCTTCACCTTCATTGCCCCTGACTGCTTCATCGAGGACTTTGCCGCTGATTTGGTATGCGACAGGCGCGACTTCACGGCGGAGGGCTGCTTCGAGACGCTCGCCTTGCCCTGCGAGGATGTCCGCTGCAGCGCCGGGTGCGGCGTTCCGCTCTTTGCACGCTCCGGCTTCACCTCTCTTTCATACCGGTCCATTTCGCTCCGCTCAACATGCCGCGGCTGCTGGGGAGGCCGCTCCGCCTCGACCACGGTCATAGAGCCCGCCGTAACTGCAACATGCTCCCGGGGCAGTGAGAGGTTATACGTATATACACTGCCCTCCTTGACCACGACGCTCGTTGTACCGCCGCTATGGGAGACGAAGAAGTCGGTCCCCCGCACCCCGGCGATGGCATTCGGGGTGTTTATCTCGAAGCGGTTTCGCCCTTTGGCGGCGGCCGCTGCCGGAGAGCTCCTCTTTCTGACGACCGCCTCGACCGTGCCGACCGGCAGCGTGATCACGCCCTTAGCGGATACGTATTCACGGATAGCGAGCCGCGTACGCTGGGCCACGTTGAGCCTGTTGCCGTCACCGAAGACGATCACGGCCCGAGCGCCGCTCTTTGTCCTGATGAGGTCGCCGACATAGAGGGGATCGCCGGGTTTCACCGGCCGCGCCGGGAGCTTCCCCGCCCTGAGGACTTCGACCTTCCCTTCCGTAACGGTGACGGTTCCGACCGCTTTCGCGGCAGCGGCAGGCGCACTGAGCAGCAGCAGGGAGAGCGCTGCCATGAGCACCCGGCCCCATGGCAGGAGGAACATCACCGCTCCTTTATGGCTCACTCTCTGCCGCATGATACGCTCCCACGAAAAGAGCCCGGGAATCCAGCCGCGCTCTTTTCGTTATCTCATTTTATTTATACGCTCTTTTACGGGGAAGTAAAGGTAAAATTCACGGGGCCGGAACACCGGCATCAGTATCCGCGGACAGGAGATTTCAGGAGCTCCAGGGCATTCCGGGCGACCAGGAGATGGTCGGCTCCCTCCTTCACTATCCCCTTGGTGACCAGCACCTTCATCCCCTTCGAGACCGCCTCCCGGGATGCCCCGACCAGCGAGGCGAGCTCCTTGTGCGTGAGCTTGTTCCTCTTGATGAACGGCTCGCCGGCGCCGGCCTCTCCGCTCTCTTCCTCGAGAAAGACCCGTACGAGCCGTTCACTCACTTCGAGGAAGGCGAGGGCTTCGATCGTCTCGTTCGCCCTCCTCAGGCGGCCTGCAAGGGTACCCATGAGGGCGACGGCGATCTTCGGATCCTCTGCGAGCATCTCGAGGAAGGCATCGCGGCCGAGCACCGCGAGCTCGGCGGTCTCGTCGGCGACGACCGTGGCGGAACGCCCCTTGCCGTCGAGGAGATTCAGCTCGCCGAAAAAGGCGCCCCTCTCGAAATGCGCAAGCACCATCTCGTCGCCGTCCTCGTCAATGAGTACCGCCTTCAGCCTCCCGGAAAGGACCACATAAAGCTCCGTGCCCGTATCGGTCTTATAAAAAAGCACTCCGCCCCTCTTGCAGGCGCTTCGCCTGCATCGGGAGGCGACCCTTGCCAGGTGCGCCTCGCCGAGATGACTGAAGAGGGGGACCCTTTTGAGGTAGTCGATAAGCGTAGTCACACCCGTTGCGCCGCTCCTTTAGAAGACATATTCGAGCCCTGCCGTATACTGGTTCCGTTCGAAATCATAAA from Nitrospirota bacterium includes:
- the era gene encoding GTPase Era: MTVFRSGYVSLTGRPNVGKSTLLNTILGQKVAIVTPKPQTTRNRIVGIKNLPEAQIVLVDTPGIHKPKHRLGELIVREARNAIREVDLILFMVEPEPPGGGDRFIIEMLKEADRPVFLLINKVDIVGKPRLLPVIQAYSTLFPFKEIIPLSALTGEGVDDLLKAIVKYLPEGPKYYPDDLVTDQLERAIVAEIIREKVMEQTEEEVPFAVATEVLQWEEREDGVILITANIYVERKGQKGIIIGKEGAKLKEIGTRARHDIEALLGARVFLELWVKVKKDWRSNNRMLGELGFR
- a CDS encoding pyridoxal phosphate-dependent aminotransferase, whose product is MVAERARRIKPSPTLAMDAKAKAMKAEGVDVVNFGVGEPDFDTPEHVKEAAVKALRDGFTKYTPVGGIDELKEAVVGKFRADNGLEYAKDEVLVSCGAKHSLYNSAQALFNPGDEVIIPSPYWVSYPDQALLNDAIPVFVTTYEKDSFMMKPEALEAAITKKTKALVLNSPSNPTGWAYDKKTLEAVAEIVLKHDMYLISDEIYEKLVYDGARHVSIASLGKEIKSRTIVVNGLSKSHAMTGWRIGYAAGPKDLIKAMTNIQSQSTSNPTSIAQKAAVAALTGPQEFIETMRTEFDKRRKFLVDALNAVPGVCCLKPNGAFYAFPNVSAFYGRKAGARQINSSLDMALYLLEEAKVALVHGEAFGDDQYIRISYATSMQNIEKGLGRIKGALGALQ
- a CDS encoding tetratricopeptide repeat protein, with translation MRGDGEGSARLRFRLPFPRFVPLLLCLFVLSGCSLPRFIILDDPLTPEEHINLGVAYERSGKLENAIKEYELASKRMPVAYLYLGNAYQQLNRPREAEKYYRKSIKKAPAAADAYNNLAWLFYTGRDRLHEAEALALKAVELDPAREDYRDTLNKIRELRAKNGL
- a CDS encoding C39 family peptidase, translated to MIKRHSYYRIPGFFWGVLLALLCSCTVAPVHTDSPVGMQADSRPVVIEEVPFYAQEIYQCGPASMAGVLNYWDIAVTPEEIARDIYSPSARGTLTLDMVLYAQRKGLAAKHYSGGWDDLRQKVAAQQPLVVLVDNGMLFYQLHHFMVVVGYTGSQVIVNSGGTERMRLDREKFLASWEKTKFWTLWVHGNAEAGHGAPGAEGR
- a CDS encoding FecR domain-containing protein; protein product: MRQRVSHKGAVMFLLPWGRVLMAALSLLLLSAPAAAAKAVGTVTVTEGKVEVLRAGKLPARPVKPGDPLYVGDLIRTKSGARAVIVFGDGNRLNVAQRTRLAIREYVSAKGVITLPVGTVEAVVRKRSSPAAAAAKGRNRFEINTPNAIAGVRGTDFFVSHSGGTTSVVVKEGSVYTYNLSLPREHVAVTAGSMTVVEAERPPQQPRHVERSEMDRYEREVKPERAKSGTPHPALQRTSSQGKASVSKQPSAVKSRLSHTKSAAKSSMKQSGAMKVKTQPESVRTSKVSAPTASARAAAKGGPPAKGTVHPPGGQRTARPDKTTPSVKATQAPAGRLGMSQQRPGRTMPLSAVNPSVAGPAAPAGLAAAPRAAGPSAPTPSPALPAPRFNPPSPRHGPPKTVAPPNGRIPTAPAETIGTNRKPKKPT
- a CDS encoding Crp/Fnr family transcriptional regulator, encoding MTTLIDYLKRVPLFSHLGEAHLARVASRCRRSACKRGGVLFYKTDTGTELYVVLSGRLKAVLIDEDGDEMVLAHFERGAFFGELNLLDGKGRSATVVADETAELAVLGRDAFLEMLAEDPKIAVALMGTLAGRLRRANETIEALAFLEVSERLVRVFLEEESGEAGAGEPFIKRNKLTHKELASLVGASREAVSKGMKVLVTKGIVKEGADHLLVARNALELLKSPVRGY